CGGCCGCGGACCACGCCGGGGGGAGACGAGGGCTCGACCCAGCCCGGGACCGTGTCTATGTGGCTGACTAGGGCTACGCGCGGCGGGTCCTCGACGGGCTCGCTGGGCTCCACTAGTAGCCGGGCGTTACCAGCTGCGTCGCGCCACGCGGATGTGAAGCCCAGGCTCCAGGCCTCGTCGACGAGCAGCTTAGCAGCGTCGTCCTCCATGAAGGTGGGGCTGTAGACGCTAACCAGCTCTCTGAGCAGCCTGGCTGCCCTGGAGCCGTAGTACACAGTCCCGCACCCCGCTCGCCAGCTCCTCTATGTCCTCGCGGGTCAGCAGGTAGGGCGGCAGGAGCCTGACGACAGTAGAGCCCGCCTTGAGGGCTAGGATCCTCTTCTCCTCCTGGAGGCAGCGGAGGACCGGGTCTGGGCGTAGCCGGAGCTCCACCCCGAGCATAAGCCCCATGCCCTTGACCCGGCGCACCACCCTTACGCCCACCAGCATTTCCTCTAGCAGCTTCTTCAGCAGCGAGCCCTTCTCGGCCGCCTGGTCGGGCACCTTCTCCTCCACGAGGACCCGGCTGGCAGCCGTGACCGCCTTCACGGCCATGGGGTTGCCGCCGTAGGTGCTGCCATGGAAGCCCGGTGGCAGCTTCTCGGCCACCCAGCCCGGCACAACCACCATGCTGACGGGGAACCCGCCGCCGATAGCCTTGCCAGCCGTAACTATGTCCGCGCGGATCCCGTAGTGCTCGTGTGCCCACACGCAGCCGGTACGGCCGAACCCGGTCTGAACCTCGTCCACCACCAGTAGGCAGCCGACCTCGTCGCAGCGGCGGCGCAGCGCCTGCATGAACTCGAGAGACGCGGGGTTGACGCCGCCCTCGCCCTGTATCGGCTCGACTATGACGGCCGCCGTCTCCTCGGTCACCGTCTTCTCCACGTCCTCTACGTTGTTGAACCGGGCGCGCCGGGTACCAGGGACTAGCGGCTCGTAGCCTTGCCGGTAGAGCGGGCTACTAGAGGTCACCGAGAGCGCGCCCATAGTCCTGCCGTGGAAGCTGCCAGTGAAGTACACTATCTCGCTGCGCCCCGTCACGCGGCGGGCGATCTTCAGCGCCAGCTCCACGGCCTCCGCGCCGCTGTTGAGGAGCGTGACATACTCCATACCGTGGGGGAGTATGGGGCTGATTGCCTCGAGCATCTCCTCTAGCCAGGGCCCAGCCATGCCGGGCGGCGCGACCATGACGGTGTCTAGGGCCTCTCGTATAGCCTCGACGACGCGGGGGTGGCGGTGGCCGAGGAAGGCGACACCGTGGCCCGTGTGCGCGTCCAGGTAGCGGCGGCCCTCCGTGTCCCAGACGTACTGGCCCTCAGCCCGTGCCACGCGTATCCCGCGGGGCGCGTAGAAGTGGAGGTAGCGGACAACCATACCCGCATCGCCACCTAGCGGCTCCGTAGGAGCAGGGGCTAGCCCTCCTGGGGTAAGAATGTGCTCCGGAGCCCCTGGGCGCTACACCCTCCGGGGCTAGCGGCGTGCCAGCTCGAGCAGGTAGTCCACTATCTCGGCGGCCACGTCCACACCGGTAACAGCGACGGTGTTCTTGAACTCCGGTACCGGGTTCACCTCGTTAACGATGTAGCCGCGCTCCGGGTCCTCGAACACGTCTACTCCCGCGACCTCGAGGCCCACAGCCTCGGCTGCGCGTACAGCTAGCTCGCCTAGCTCGCCCTCGGTGGGTGCTGGCTCGGCCTTGCCGCCGCGAGCAGTATTGGTTATCCAGTGGCTGGAGTAGCGGTAGATCGCGGCCACAGGCCTACCGCCGACCACAGTGACCCGTATATCCCGGCCGGGCTTCTTGACGTACTCCTGGATGAGGTGCACCTTCATCTCGGGCTGCGGCATGTACTCCCGGTGCTCCAGTATCACGCGGAGGTCCTCCCAGTCGTCGGCCAGGGCTAGCATCCTGCCCCAGCTACCGTTCGTCGGCTTGACCACCACAGGATAGCCTATCTCCTCAGCCAGCTTGCTGGCAGCATCGGAGCCGAATGCCACACCGGTGACCGGCGTCGGGACGCCAGCAGCTGCTAGCAGGGAGAGGCTCCACACCTTGTCGTTAGCGGCTGCTGTTGCCTGGCCCCGGTTGACGACGCGTACCCCGAGGCTCTCGAGCAGCAGCGTCGAGGAGAGGGCCACGTAGTGGCTTATACTCCTCTGAAGCACTACGCTCGGCAGCTTGGCGCCGAGCCCCCGGTCGCCTATTATGGCGTAGAAGCTCGGCATGTGTAGCAGCTCTAGCTCCGCGCCACGGCTCCTAGCAGCCGAGACTATTGCCTTCTCCTCCCACCGCGCCACCATGTACGCCATGCCTATCCTGGGCAACCCTGTGTCTACCCCCAGTCTAACGGCTCCGTGCCGGGTGGTGCGACCCTACTATGCAGGGAGTGGTGCCCGGAGAACCCCGGGCCCCGGGAAAACACGAGGGGTAAGCGCGGCGGGGCTCCATCCCCGGCCCTGGGCGGGGGCTACTCGCCCCAGTCCTCGCCGACGCCCTCGAAGGGCTTCAGCTCGAAGCTCCCGTCGTCCTTCTTGACCACCTCTAGGGTTACGCCGCAGTCGTGGTCTATCAGCTCGCCGGGCATAGCGTCGTCTGGTACCTCTACGGGGCCTCCGCATACGGGGCACTTTAGTGTGGGCATCCCGGGCAACCCCGGGCTGGCCGGGCAGAGCCCTAGCCCTAATAATGCTGTCCTTTTTCGTGCAGTGCTGATTCATTTACCAGTCGTCTCGGTATCCGCACCAGGTGATGAGGCGGTACTCCTCTCCCCAGGCCTTGGTGGGGCTGGACTAAACCGGGTGCATGGTTGGAACCCGTCAAGTAGCACCAGACGGTTCTCCGTGTAACACCTGGTGCTATGGACGGAGCCTGTCTTCGCGGTGGTGCGGTGGGCGTACCAGACCCCTAAAACCCCCTGGCTCCACTGGCCCCTGGCCCTGGGGTGCTGTGGCAGGTGGCTTACCAGGTCGCAGTGCTCGGCGCCTCAGGCTACACGGGCGGCGAGCTACTGAGAATACTCGCGCTACACCCCGAAGCCGAGGTCGTGGTAGCAACGTCTAGGGAGTACGCCGGGAAGCCGATACACTTTGTCCACTTCAACCTCCGCGGCTGGTACCGGGGGCTAAGGTTCACCCCATTCAGCGTAGACGCGGTCCTCAAGAAGGAGGTCGACGTTGTGTTCTCTGCGCTCCCCCACGGCGTCGGGATAGAGTACACCAAGACCTTCTACGAGTCCGGGCTCACCGTGGTGGACCTCAGCGCTGACTACCGTCTCAAGGACCCAGAGGCCTACAAGAGGTGGTACGGGTTCGAGCACCCCTACCCAGACCTCCTAGAGAAGGCTGTCTACGGGCTCCCCGAGCTGCACCGCGACGAGCTCAAGGGGGCCCGGCTTATAGCGTCTCCAGGTTGCAACGCCACGGCGGCGATACTAGCATTAGCACCGCTCGTCAAGGAGAAGCTCATAGACACGAGCAGGATACTCGTAGACGTGAAGGTCGGTAGCAGCGAGGGAGGCTCAAAGCCCACGCGGGGCAGCCACCAC
The window above is part of the Pyrodictium abyssi genome. Proteins encoded here:
- the lysW/argW gene encoding alpha-aminoadipate/glutamate carrier protein LysW; this translates as MPTLKCPVCGGPVEVPDDAMPGELIDHDCGVTLEVVKKDDGSFELKPFEGVGEDWGE
- a CDS encoding aspartate aminotransferase family protein, which gives rise to MVVRYLHFYAPRGIRVARAEGQYVWDTEGRRYLDAHTGHGVAFLGHRHPRVVEAIREALDTVMVAPPGMAGPWLEEMLEAISPILPHGMEYVTLLNSGAEAVELALKIARRVTGRSEIVYFTGSFHGRTMGALSVTSSSPLYRQGYEPLVPGTRRARFNNVEDVEKTVTEETAAVIVEPIQGEGGVNPASLEFMQALRRRCDEVGCLLVVDEVQTGFGRTGCVWAHEHYGIRADIVTAGKAIGGGFPVSMVVVPGWVAEKLPPGFHGSTYGGNPMAVKAVTAASRVLVEEKVPDQAAEKGSLLKKLLEEMLVGVRVVRRVKGMGLMLGVELRLRPDPVLRCLQEEKRILALKAGSTVVRLLPPYLLTREDIEELASGVRDCVLRLQGSQAAQRAG
- the argC gene encoding N-acetyl-gamma-glutamyl-phosphate reductase, coding for MAYQVAVLGASGYTGGELLRILALHPEAEVVVATSREYAGKPIHFVHFNLRGWYRGLRFTPFSVDAVLKKEVDVVFSALPHGVGIEYTKTFYESGLTVVDLSADYRLKDPEAYKRWYGFEHPYPDLLEKAVYGLPELHRDELKGARLIASPGCNATAAILALAPLVKEKLIDTSRILVDVKVGSSEGGSKPTRGSHHPERENAIRPYEPRGHRHAAEAEQELSRLAGAQVRVSLVPHAVSAIRGALASGHAWLAREADEKTLLRVYASFYRESPFVRIVYGTPPGYPDPKYVAGSNYADVGFAVEERLGRVTGFAAIDNLVKGAAGQAVQAWNLAVGLPEDTGLRILPLKPA
- the lysX gene encoding lysine biosynthesis protein LysX, translating into MPRIGMAYMVARWEEKAIVSAARSRGAELELLHMPSFYAIIGDRGLGAKLPSVVLQRSISHYVALSSTLLLESLGVRVVNRGQATAAANDKVWSLSLLAAAGVPTPVTGVAFGSDAASKLAEEIGYPVVVKPTNGSWGRMLALADDWEDLRVILEHREYMPQPEMKVHLIQEYVKKPGRDIRVTVVGGRPVAAIYRYSSHWITNTARGGKAEPAPTEGELGELAVRAAEAVGLEVAGVDVFEDPERGYIVNEVNPVPEFKNTVAVTGVDVAAEIVDYLLELARR